Proteins found in one Mycoplasmopsis citelli genomic segment:
- a CDS encoding redoxin domain-containing protein: MKKVNFLDKEYALLGTEVQLGDTVTVKGVLPGTFETKEFQNDGKYTVLTLYPSVGGRVCDRHVTQTESIAPEYPNVNFVGLSQDLPTALAGYVDSHQIKHVKLMSDYKHREVAQSLGLLMDEVFLNARAALVLDKDYKVVYKQVNDVVHELIDFDALKEFLNKL; the protein is encoded by the coding sequence ATGAAAAAAGTTAATTTTTTAGATAAAGAATATGCTCTTCTTGGAACAGAAGTGCAACTTGGAGATACAGTAACTGTTAAAGGAGTACTTCCAGGTACTTTTGAAACAAAAGAGTTTCAAAATGATGGAAAATATACCGTTTTAACCCTTTACCCATCAGTAGGCGGAAGAGTATGTGATAGACATGTTACTCAAACTGAAAGTATCGCACCTGAATACCCAAATGTAAATTTTGTAGGGCTTTCACAAGATTTACCAACTGCTTTAGCAGGATATGTAGACTCACATCAAATCAAACACGTAAAACTAATGAGTGATTACAAACACAGAGAAGTGGCTCAATCACTTGGATTATTAATGGATGAAGTGTTTTTAAACGCTAGAGCAGCATTAGTTTTAGATAAAGATTATAAAGTTGTTTACAAACAAGTAAATGATGTAGTGCATGAACTTATTGACTTTGATGCTTTAAAAGAGTTTTTAAATAAATTATAA
- the rsmI gene encoding 16S rRNA (cytidine(1402)-2'-O)-methyltransferase produces MNKLYIVGTPIGNLEDITLRALRILKNSDVIACEDTRVTAKLLDHFEIKGKKLITYNNFTEKNSAKGIIELLKSGKNVSLVSDAGMPVISDPGFEVIKLCKEQQIDFEIIPGVNAAISAFIGANFSNTFTFLGFLKDKSSQRINQLTSLTLGTYIFYVSPHKLQASLEDINKVFQGNEQICLVKELTKIYEKWYFGSANEVLKNLLADNALKGEFTLVLHLPKIKVVKVNKYPKAKK; encoded by the coding sequence ATGAATAAACTTTATATTGTCGGAACTCCAATTGGAAATTTAGAAGATATCACTTTAAGAGCTTTAAGAATTTTAAAAAACAGTGACGTAATTGCTTGTGAAGATACTCGAGTAACTGCTAAGTTACTTGATCATTTTGAAATTAAAGGTAAAAAACTCATTACATATAATAATTTCACTGAAAAAAACAGTGCTAAAGGAATTATTGAGTTACTAAAATCTGGAAAAAATGTTTCGCTAGTTAGCGATGCTGGAATGCCTGTTATTAGCGATCCAGGCTTTGAAGTTATTAAGTTATGTAAAGAACAACAGATTGATTTTGAAATTATTCCTGGAGTTAATGCAGCCATTAGTGCGTTTATAGGAGCTAATTTTTCAAATACTTTTACTTTTTTAGGTTTTTTAAAAGATAAAAGTTCTCAACGAATTAATCAATTAACTTCGCTTACTTTAGGAACTTATATTTTTTATGTTTCTCCACATAAATTACAAGCTTCCTTAGAAGATATAAACAAAGTTTTTCAAGGAAATGAGCAAATTTGTCTAGTAAAAGAACTTACTAAAATTTATGAAAAATGATATTTTGGAAGTGCAAATGAAGTTTTAAAAAATCTGCTAGCAGATAATGCTTTAAAAGGTGAATTTACTTTAGTTTTACATTTACCTAAAATTAAAGTTGTTAAAGTTAATAAATATCCAAAAGCAAAAAAATAA
- the tmk gene encoding dTMP kinase, whose translation MFITFEGLDGSGKTTIINKLMQFLQTKFNLSNIVLTREPGGQGLAEAEKIREIILDSSSDLSAVAEAMLYSTSRRIHLEKVIWPALQSGKLVLCDRYIDSFYAYQGFARSLGYDYVKALTELVIDKAYPDITIFFNLTPQQAKIRRNSTRLVEDRMEQEKATFHESVYNGYWTLIKENPSRYLIIDASLSEEEVFDQVINKLMEHPQFKDFLSKHAH comes from the coding sequence ATGTTTATCACTTTTGAAGGATTAGACGGAAGCGGAAAAACCACAATTATCAACAAATTAATGCAATTTTTACAAACCAAATTCAATTTAAGCAATATTGTGCTAACTCGTGAACCAGGCGGTCAAGGGCTTGCTGAAGCAGAAAAAATTCGAGAAATTATTTTAGATTCATCTTCAGATCTTTCAGCAGTAGCTGAAGCAATGCTTTATTCTACTAGTCGTAGAATTCACCTTGAAAAAGTCATTTGACCAGCACTTCAAAGTGGCAAATTAGTTCTTTGTGATCGTTATATTGATAGTTTTTATGCATATCAAGGATTTGCTCGAAGCTTAGGGTATGATTATGTAAAAGCTTTAACTGAATTAGTTATTGATAAAGCTTATCCAGATATTACTATCTTTTTTAACCTTACTCCACAACAAGCAAAAATTCGTCGTAATAGCACTAGATTAGTTGAAGATCGGATGGAACAAGAAAAAGCAACTTTTCATGAAAGTGTTTATAATGGATATTGAACCTTAATCAAGGAAAATCCAAGTCGCTATTTAATTATTGATGCTTCTCTTAGTGAAGAGGAAGTTTTTGATCAAGTGATTAATAAATTAATGGAACATCCACAATTTAAGGACTTTTTAAGCAAACATGCTCACTAA
- a CDS encoding toprim domain-containing protein gives MFFSDSIQKFIEEIRKLPNVSKKQAEKIVLWVLEHTESEVGLLANSFKRLKEKVHFCNLCQSPSEIDYCKYCDNSQRDNQLLIVENFTVIDKIENAGFYKGKYYTFKSLLKKESDVDKTLFEINSLKEYAKTFDEVILGISPTLHGEMTNVLIKKELTKMGINVSQLAIGVPIGASMDYIDETTLKFSLMHRQK, from the coding sequence ATGTTTTTTTCAGATTCAATTCAAAAATTTATTGAAGAAATTAGAAAACTTCCAAATGTTTCAAAAAAACAAGCTGAAAAAATTGTTTTATGAGTGCTTGAACATACTGAAAGTGAAGTAGGATTACTTGCTAATTCCTTCAAAAGACTAAAAGAAAAAGTTCATTTTTGCAACTTATGCCAATCTCCAAGTGAAATTGATTATTGCAAATATTGCGATAATTCGCAACGAGATAACCAGCTACTTATTGTCGAAAATTTTACTGTCATTGATAAAATAGAAAATGCTGGTTTTTACAAAGGAAAATATTATACATTTAAAAGTTTGTTAAAAAAAGAATCAGATGTAGATAAAACACTTTTTGAAATTAATTCATTAAAAGAGTATGCAAAAACTTTTGATGAAGTTATTTTAGGAATTTCACCAACTTTACATGGAGAAATGACCAACGTTTTAATTAAAAAAGAATTAACAAAAATGGGGATTAATGTTTCGCAATTAGCTATCGGAGTTCCAATTGGTGCTTCAATGGATTATATTGATGAAACAACATTAAAATTTTCGTTAATGCATAGACAAAAATAA
- a CDS encoding YbaB/EbfC family nucleoid-associated protein has product MNNEMLKQLKKMQSQMEAKQKELDEKVFTVEKQGITVKMKGDFTLVSVNVDEALIDPEDKDILEDLIVIAINEIIDLIKDELEKITPQMPGGMPF; this is encoded by the coding sequence ATGAATAACGAAATGTTAAAACAACTTAAAAAAATGCAATCTCAAATGGAAGCAAAACAAAAAGAACTTGATGAAAAAGTTTTTACTGTCGAAAAACAAGGAATTACTGTCAAAATGAAAGGAGACTTTACTCTTGTTTCAGTTAATGTAGATGAAGCATTAATTGACCCAGAAGATAAAGATATTCTTGAGGATTTAATTGTAATTGCAATAAATGAAATAATTGATTTAATCAAAGACGAACTTGAAAAAATCACTCCACAAATGCCTGGTGGAATGCCATTTTAA
- the dnaX gene encoding DNA polymerase III subunit gamma/tau: MSYKALYRKYRPTSFDQVVGQQHIINTLKNIILTRKIGHAYLFSGPKGSGKTSLANIFANVLNCMHGEDPTIACQNCKDKIGKSLDIIEMDAASNNGVNEIRDLKEKIEQSPIHSRFKIYIIDEVHMLTKSAFNALLKTLEEPPAHAIFIFATTDHQKIPLTIISRLQRFNFSKLTNEQIYEHLVKILTKEQINFTPEAVKLIARLSSGAMRDALSIADQSASFGGGSISVENLSTNFGIASNDLIIDLINLLYLGKVKETLKLFYQLKTLGSDPNQLVISLLNIIKEWLIYHLTKSLDFIEWIGIEEINLLKINKAFALGFLEELNEVLIKISRSEHPFELLEVFLLKMCSKENPLKKEIVVSKIQDKTPEIQQNIVIEQKDEELPDEVHDWGDLSKLSKSQNIIQEDLNFSTQNFDFEEKQQNNEVEVPNLNKKSELEFQNQDDFGLKKTFDEIDSETKVIDFSENFTQKISAIETYEDKWNDQEIANLLHIIQQGIQPNTKNSFNDNKNLSEKIISPSEKVKYEKMKLLEPTKILASTNTYILLTSDDDSILNKIYQIRNTEDFQKYINSIFSGYKHIFLSSKQQRKRAFNLFKNQFTSGSIPEDLKAIEQLTYLENRFKDQSTENKIKSIFGGAVNLMKRGKNE; this comes from the coding sequence ATGAGTTACAAGGCATTATATCGAAAGTATCGACCAACATCATTTGACCAAGTTGTTGGCCAACAACATATTATTAATACATTAAAAAATATAATTTTAACTAGAAAAATAGGACACGCATATTTATTTAGCGGCCCAAAAGGTTCAGGAAAAACATCACTTGCAAATATCTTTGCAAATGTTTTAAATTGCATGCATGGAGAAGATCCGACTATTGCATGCCAAAATTGTAAGGATAAAATCGGAAAATCTCTGGATATTATCGAAATGGATGCAGCCTCAAATAATGGCGTTAATGAAATTAGAGATTTAAAGGAAAAAATTGAGCAATCCCCAATTCATTCACGTTTTAAAATTTATATTATTGATGAGGTCCATATGCTCACTAAAAGTGCCTTTAATGCCTTACTTAAAACTTTAGAAGAACCTCCTGCTCATGCTATTTTTATCTTTGCCACTACTGATCATCAAAAAATTCCATTAACCATTATTTCTAGATTACAACGATTCAACTTTTCAAAACTAACCAATGAACAAATTTATGAACATTTAGTTAAAATTTTAACTAAAGAACAAATTAATTTTACTCCTGAAGCAGTTAAATTAATTGCTCGATTATCTTCAGGAGCAATGCGTGATGCTCTTTCAATTGCTGACCAAAGTGCTTCATTTGGAGGTGGAAGTATTAGTGTTGAAAATTTAAGCACTAATTTTGGAATTGCTTCAAATGATTTAATTATTGATTTGATTAATTTACTTTATCTTGGAAAGGTAAAAGAAACATTAAAATTATTTTATCAACTCAAAACTTTAGGTTCAGATCCAAATCAACTAGTTATTAGTTTGCTTAACATCATTAAAGAGTGATTGATTTATCATTTAACTAAGTCGCTTGATTTTATAGAATGAATTGGAATTGAAGAAATAAATTTATTAAAAATTAACAAAGCTTTTGCACTTGGTTTTTTAGAGGAACTTAATGAAGTGTTAATTAAAATTTCTCGTTCAGAGCATCCTTTTGAATTGCTTGAAGTATTTCTTTTAAAAATGTGTTCAAAAGAAAACCCTTTAAAAAAAGAAATAGTAGTTTCAAAAATTCAAGATAAAACACCAGAAATTCAACAAAATATAGTTATTGAACAAAAAGATGAAGAATTACCTGATGAAGTTCATGATTGAGGAGATTTAAGCAAACTTTCAAAATCTCAAAACATAATTCAAGAAGATTTAAATTTTAGTACTCAAAATTTTGATTTTGAAGAGAAACAGCAAAATAATGAAGTAGAAGTTCCAAATTTAAATAAAAAATCTGAATTAGAATTTCAAAATCAAGATGATTTTGGTTTAAAGAAAACATTTGATGAAATTGATAGCGAAACAAAAGTTATTGATTTTAGTGAAAATTTTACTCAGAAAATTAGTGCAATAGAAACTTATGAAGATAAATGAAATGATCAAGAAATTGCCAATTTATTGCATATAATTCAACAAGGAATTCAACCCAACACTAAAAATAGTTTTAATGATAATAAAAATTTATCAGAAAAAATAATTTCCCCTTCTGAAAAAGTAAAATATGAGAAAATGAAATTGTTAGAACCAACAAAAATCCTTGCTTCTACAAATACTTATATTTTACTTACTTCAGATGATGATTCGATTTTAAATAAAATTTATCAAATCAGAAACACTGAAGATTTTCAAAAATATATTAATAGTATTTTCTCAGGATACAAACATATCTTTTTAAGCTCAAAACAACAGCGAAAAAGAGCCTTTAATTTATTTAAAAATCAATTTACCAGCGGAAGTATTCCTGAAGATTTAAAAGCAATTGAACAGCTAACTTATTTAGAAAATCGATTTAAAGATCAAAGCACCGAAAATAAAATTAAATCAATTTTTGGTGGAGCAGTTAATCTAATGAAAAGAGGAAAAAATGAATAA
- the dnaK gene encoding molecular chaperone DnaK, producing the protein MAKEIVLGIDLGTTNSVVSVIENKQPVVLENPNGKRTTPSVVAFKNSEIIVGDAAKRQVETNPNTIVSIKRLMGTTKTVHANNKDYKPEEVSAMILSYMKEYAEAKLGTKVSKAVITVPAYFDNAQREATKIAGKIAGLDVLRIINEPTAAALAFGLEKTNKAMKVLVYDLGGGTFDVSVLELENGTFEVLSTSGDNHLGGDDWDHAIVEWMIKEIKTKYKFDAKSDKMAMARLKETAEKAKIDLSAQSVASINLPFLAVTADGPVNVELELKRSEFESMTSHLLDRTRKPIEDALREAKVTAADLHEVLLVGGSTRMPAVQELVKRTLGKEPNRSINPDEVVSIGAAIQGGVLAGDIDDVLLLDVTPLTLGIETMGGISTPLIARNTTIPVTKSQIFSTAADNQSEVTIRVVQGEREMASDNKSLGQFNLGGIEPAPRGVPQIEVSFTIDVNGITTVTAKDLKTNKANTITIENSSKLSEEEIQRMIREAEENKEADAKRKEEAETIVRAETLISQVEKATAEQGDKLDPKAKEESEKLINELKELMDKKDIPALKEKLDQMENVMKNFANYSAQQQATQEQPNAQSEDEATIVE; encoded by the coding sequence ATGGCCAAAGAAATCGTATTAGGAATTGATCTTGGAACAACAAACTCAGTTGTTTCAGTTATTGAAAACAAACAACCAGTTGTACTTGAAAACCCAAATGGAAAAAGAACAACTCCATCAGTAGTTGCATTTAAAAATAGTGAAATTATTGTTGGAGATGCAGCTAAAAGACAAGTAGAAACAAATCCAAACACCATTGTTTCTATTAAAAGATTAATGGGAACAACAAAAACTGTACATGCAAATAATAAAGATTACAAACCTGAAGAAGTTTCAGCAATGATTCTTTCTTACATGAAAGAATATGCTGAAGCAAAATTAGGGACTAAAGTTTCAAAAGCAGTTATTACTGTTCCTGCATATTTTGATAATGCTCAACGTGAAGCTACAAAAATCGCAGGAAAAATTGCTGGACTTGATGTTTTAAGAATTATTAATGAACCTACAGCTGCAGCGCTTGCTTTTGGACTTGAAAAAACTAATAAAGCAATGAAAGTACTTGTGTATGACCTTGGTGGAGGAACTTTTGACGTTTCAGTGCTTGAGCTTGAAAATGGAACTTTTGAGGTGCTTTCAACTAGTGGAGATAACCATCTTGGGGGAGATGATTGAGATCACGCTATTGTCGAATGAATGATTAAAGAAATTAAAACAAAATACAAATTTGACGCTAAATCAGATAAAATGGCTATGGCTCGTTTAAAAGAAACTGCCGAAAAAGCTAAAATTGACCTTTCAGCTCAATCGGTTGCTTCAATTAATTTACCATTTTTAGCAGTAACTGCAGATGGACCAGTTAACGTTGAATTAGAACTTAAACGTAGTGAATTTGAATCAATGACCTCGCATTTACTTGATCGAACCAGAAAACCAATTGAAGATGCGTTAAGAGAAGCTAAAGTAACTGCTGCTGATTTACATGAAGTATTACTTGTTGGGGGAAGTACTCGTATGCCAGCAGTTCAAGAATTAGTTAAAAGAACTTTAGGAAAAGAACCAAACCGTTCAATTAATCCTGATGAAGTAGTTTCGATTGGAGCAGCAATTCAAGGGGGAGTGCTTGCTGGAGATATTGATGATGTGCTTTTATTGGATGTAACTCCACTTACTTTAGGAATTGAAACAATGGGTGGAATTTCAACTCCTTTAATTGCTCGTAACACTACAATTCCAGTAACCAAATCACAAATTTTCTCTACTGCTGCTGATAACCAAAGCGAAGTTACCATTAGAGTAGTTCAAGGAGAAAGAGAAATGGCTAGTGATAATAAATCATTAGGTCAATTTAACTTAGGAGGAATTGAGCCAGCTCCTCGGGGAGTTCCTCAAATCGAAGTAAGCTTTACTATTGATGTTAATGGAATTACCACTGTAACAGCTAAAGATTTAAAAACTAATAAAGCAAACACCATTACTATTGAAAATTCTTCAAAACTTAGTGAAGAAGAAATTCAAAGAATGATTCGTGAAGCTGAAGAAAACAAAGAAGCAGACGCTAAACGTAAAGAAGAAGCTGAAACCATTGTTCGTGCAGAAACTTTAATTTCTCAAGTAGAAAAAGCAACTGCTGAACAAGGAGATAAACTAGATCCTAAAGCTAAAGAAGAATCAGAAAAACTAATCAACGAATTAAAAGAACTAATGGATAAAAAAGACATTCCAGCACTTAAAGAAAAACTTGATCAAATGGAAAATGTCATGAAAAACTTTGCAAATTACTCTGCTCAACAGCAAGCAACCCAAGAACAACCAAATGCTCAAAGCGAAGATGAAGCTACAATTGTTGAGTAA
- the grpE gene encoding nucleotide exchange factor GrpE yields the protein MNKIKKGDVLNGKFTFKDLDGNKIEKLSGFKSIVIGENDLQSNLDDFLIGKKYKRNYHFEITLDEQHKNQDLAGIKVSVEINEAQISPKVVVKEDLNQKLEQLKKENEDLKKQVEALTATLKTSEYVFKDKMIQAAQKAKETIEEKTAELSEKFNKEKLEIKKYALQKFIEEFAIPYNNLILAVKSGQNSANDQVQNYCYGFSLVLKQLEDALNISGIKIIEPQVGSLFDAHEQEVIDFDTDPQKQHEEITGVVRLGFKLGERAVVPAQVKINKNL from the coding sequence ATGAACAAAATTAAAAAAGGCGACGTATTAAATGGAAAATTTACCTTTAAAGATTTAGATGGAAATAAAATTGAAAAATTAAGCGGATTTAAAAGTATTGTTATTGGAGAAAATGATCTTCAAAGTAATTTAGATGATTTTTTAATTGGCAAAAAATACAAACGCAATTATCATTTTGAAATAACTTTAGATGAACAGCATAAAAATCAAGATTTAGCAGGAATTAAAGTTTCAGTGGAAATTAATGAAGCCCAAATTAGTCCTAAAGTTGTAGTTAAAGAAGATTTAAACCAAAAGTTAGAACAACTAAAAAAGGAAAATGAAGATCTTAAAAAACAAGTAGAAGCCTTAACTGCTACACTTAAAACTAGTGAATATGTTTTTAAAGATAAAATGATTCAAGCAGCTCAAAAAGCTAAAGAAACTATTGAAGAAAAAACAGCTGAATTAAGCGAAAAATTTAATAAAGAAAAATTAGAAATTAAAAAGTATGCACTACAAAAATTTATTGAAGAATTTGCAATACCTTATAATAACTTAATTTTAGCAGTTAAATCAGGTCAAAATTCCGCAAATGATCAAGTGCAAAATTATTGTTATGGCTTTTCATTAGTTCTTAAACAACTTGAAGATGCATTAAATATTAGCGGAATTAAAATTATTGAACCACAGGTGGGAAGTTTATTTGATGCACATGAGCAAGAAGTAATTGATTTTGACACAGACCCACAAAAACAGCACGAAGAAATCACAGGCGTAGTTCGCTTAGGATTTAAATTAGGGGAGCGAGCAGTTGTTCCAGCCCAAGTAAAAATAAATAAAAATTTATAA
- a CDS encoding heat-inducible transcriptional repressor HrcA, translated as MSRISYKLEQILSGTIELYIHDKQPISSAHLIEEKEIKFSSAKIRYLMKELEDLGYLKKAHSSSGRIPTPKGLSYYAKYIAQANEKLLEKKLKKSFENKKIRASLTVAQAAETIADITGLTLITTKFDKTLILKSIDLVPISSFVATAVMVVSNGEVHSKMISLEDRKVKMEDLKIAVRVFKEKLIGVALEDLVEKAYALKEILKKEVSNYLEIIEKFVHNIFNIKTKNNVYGRKELILSRNFTREEVNQIIDMVENHSIWEKIENILDEHQNLKIAINDVSAFLTKRINTAIGTTEISIVGPQDSDFNEMKSALSLFEKFLLKGDSDEQN; from the coding sequence ATGAGCAGAATTAGTTATAAACTTGAACAAATCCTTAGTGGCACTATTGAACTCTATATTCATGATAAACAGCCAATTAGTAGTGCACATTTAATTGAAGAAAAGGAAATTAAATTTTCAAGTGCAAAAATTCGTTATTTAATGAAAGAACTTGAAGATTTAGGATATTTAAAAAAAGCTCATTCTTCAAGTGGGAGAATTCCAACTCCAAAAGGATTAAGTTATTATGCAAAATATATTGCTCAAGCTAATGAAAAATTATTAGAAAAAAAACTCAAAAAATCTTTTGAAAATAAAAAAATCAGAGCTTCATTAACGGTAGCTCAAGCTGCAGAAACAATTGCAGATATTACTGGATTAACATTAATAACGACTAAATTTGATAAAACTTTAATTTTAAAAAGCATTGATTTAGTCCCAATTAGCTCATTTGTTGCAACTGCGGTAATGGTAGTTTCAAATGGGGAAGTGCATTCAAAAATGATTTCTTTAGAAGACCGAAAAGTAAAAATGGAAGATTTAAAAATTGCTGTTAGAGTTTTTAAAGAAAAATTAATTGGAGTAGCACTTGAGGATTTAGTAGAAAAAGCTTATGCTCTTAAAGAGATTCTTAAAAAAGAAGTTTCAAATTACCTTGAAATTATTGAGAAATTTGTTCATAATATTTTTAATATCAAAACTAAAAACAATGTTTATGGACGCAAAGAACTAATTTTAAGTCGTAATTTTACTCGTGAAGAAGTTAATCAAATTATAGACATGGTTGAGAATCATTCAATTTGAGAAAAAATTGAAAATATATTAGATGAACATCAAAATTTAAAAATCGCTATTAATGATGTGAGTGCCTTTTTAACAAAAAGGATTAATACCGCAATTGGAACTACTGAAATTTCAATTGTCGGACCTCAAGATAGTGATTTTAATGAGATGAAAAGTGCACTTAGTTTATTTGAAAAGTTTTTATTAAAAGGAGATAGCGATGAACAAAATTAA
- a CDS encoding deoxyribonuclease IV, translating into MIKLGSHISFKKPGYLADAGAESLSNGANTMMIYLGAPQTTLRTSVENYQLKKYEDLFESAIPKEDIIVHAPYIVNPANPDKSTFSVEFLTKEIERMNYIGAKYLVLHPGAYTKYSPQEALDTLVDSLKTILSNTKDVVICVETMSGKGSEIGINFEQIRYILDWVNSDRIAVCLDTCHLWDAGYNLKEYQQFKDQLNKYNLLKDVKVIHLNDSKNDLSSHKDRHENIGRGFIGYETLKQVVHDPDFDNIPIILETPWTDKGPIYKEEIAWLLDKKN; encoded by the coding sequence ATGATTAAACTTGGCTCACATATATCATTTAAAAAACCTGGTTATTTAGCTGATGCAGGTGCTGAATCACTTTCAAATGGAGCAAACACAATGATGATTTATCTTGGTGCTCCGCAAACAACACTCAGAACTTCAGTAGAAAATTATCAACTTAAAAAATATGAAGATCTTTTTGAATCAGCGATTCCAAAAGAAGATATTATCGTTCATGCTCCATATATTGTTAATCCTGCTAATCCTGACAAATCAACCTTTTCAGTAGAATTTTTAACTAAAGAAATCGAAAGAATGAACTATATTGGAGCTAAATATTTAGTTCTTCACCCTGGAGCATATACTAAATATTCTCCTCAAGAAGCCCTTGATACATTAGTTGATAGTTTAAAAACAATTCTTTCAAACACTAAAGATGTAGTTATTTGTGTTGAAACAATGTCTGGAAAAGGAAGTGAAATTGGAATTAATTTTGAACAAATTCGCTACATTTTAGATTGGGTTAATTCTGATCGAATTGCTGTATGTCTTGATACTTGTCACTTATGAGATGCTGGATATAATTTAAAAGAATATCAACAGTTTAAGGACCAATTAAACAAATATAACTTACTTAAAGATGTTAAAGTTATTCATTTAAATGATTCAAAAAATGACCTTTCATCACATAAAGATCGCCACGAAAATATTGGAAGGGGATTTATTGGTTATGAGACTTTAAAACAAGTTGTTCATGACCCTGATTTTGACAACATTCCAATTATCTTAGAAACTCCATGAACAGATAAAGGTCCAATTTATAAAGAAGAAATTGCCTGATTACTTGATAAGAAAAATTAA
- a CDS encoding potassium channel family protein, with the protein MFESIKKTPHKLLRLINQIVWINQDLSDDALFKVSKIQKLKFSYALIIIFACLISFANLFVPSGQQSSTVAKVFISIAQVPVFFIFVADFTLHLITYHFQNKEKNLFKLYLKFLLSYYSIVAILCILASINLISVFANINAINQKVLDFFNGLGLVRILRLLIVLQIFAPFAIIFKVFKDQSKVLLNIFVLVIVLIVLFALVIWNAEVSHHNSQVNAFIQNYASTHNLSFDIAKTQALNEPQYPQIPSNSVSNFGDAIYFTTITLTTIGYGDFSPQSSTAKIIVIIVSLVGIAVIAIPSGVIAGSFLQQIQNKLTNNTNKENKND; encoded by the coding sequence ATGTTTGAATCAATAAAGAAAACGCCCCATAAACTACTAAGATTAATTAACCAAATAGTTTGAATTAATCAAGATCTTTCAGATGATGCTTTATTTAAGGTTTCAAAAATCCAAAAGCTTAAATTTAGCTATGCATTAATAATTATTTTTGCTTGCTTAATTTCCTTTGCAAATTTATTTGTTCCGAGTGGACAACAATCTTCCACAGTTGCAAAAGTTTTTATTTCTATAGCACAAGTTCCGGTCTTTTTTATTTTTGTGGCCGATTTTACTTTACATTTAATTACCTACCATTTTCAAAACAAAGAAAAAAATCTTTTCAAATTGTATTTAAAATTTTTACTTTCTTATTATAGTATAGTTGCAATTTTGTGTATTTTAGCTTCAATTAATTTAATTAGTGTGTTTGCAAATATAAATGCAATTAATCAAAAAGTTTTAGATTTTTTTAATGGTTTAGGATTAGTTAGAATTTTAAGGTTGCTTATTGTATTGCAAATTTTTGCACCATTTGCAATTATTTTTAAAGTTTTTAAAGATCAATCTAAAGTGCTTTTAAATATTTTTGTTTTAGTCATTGTTTTAATTGTGCTTTTTGCTTTAGTTATTTGAAATGCTGAAGTTAGTCATCACAATTCACAAGTTAATGCTTTTATCCAAAATTATGCATCTACTCACAATTTAAGCTTTGATATAGCAAAAACTCAAGCTTTAAATGAACCACAATATCCACAAATTCCAAGTAATAGTGTTTCAAATTTTGGAGATGCAATTTATTTTACTACTATCACTTTGACAACAATAGGTTATGGAGACTTTTCTCCACAATCTTCAACAGCAAAAATTATTGTTATTATTGTTTCGCTTGTTGGAATTGCGGTAATAGCAATTCCTTCAGGGGTTATTGCAGGGAGTTTCTTGCAACAAATTCAAAATAAGCTTACAAACAACACCAATAAGGAGAATAAAAATGATTAA
- the rplQ gene encoding 50S ribosomal protein L17, whose amino-acid sequence MANPTQIYSRDTKWRNGVMRSLVSELVVNGRITTTLTRAKELRRHAERMITKAKNPTLANRRAVAAYVRDIKNKSGQSALKVLFDEVAPKYAQRSGGYTRIIKLPKRLGDATRMAIIELV is encoded by the coding sequence ATGGCAAATCCAACACAAATTTATTCACGTGATACCAAATGAAGAAATGGTGTAATGCGTTCACTTGTTAGTGAACTTGTTGTTAATGGGAGAATTACAACTACTTTAACTCGAGCAAAAGAATTAAGAAGACACGCTGAAAGAATGATTACAAAAGCGAAAAATCCAACCCTTGCAAATCGTAGAGCAGTGGCTGCTTATGTACGTGATATTAAAAATAAAAGTGGTCAAAGTGCACTTAAAGTTTTATTTGACGAAGTAGCACCAAAATATGCACAACGAAGCGGAGGATACACTAGAATTATTAAACTTCCTAAACGTCTTGGTGATGCAACTCGAATGGCAATTATTGAACTTGTTTAA